The proteins below come from a single Plantactinospora sp. KBS50 genomic window:
- the rpsQ gene encoding 30S ribosomal protein S17 has protein sequence MSEETNTAAVQRGRRKVREGLVVSDKMEKTVVVEVEDRVKHALYGKVMRRTSKLKAHDEQNSAGIGDRVLIMETRPLSATKRWRIVEILEKAK, from the coding sequence ATGAGCGAAGAGACCAACACCGCCGCTGTCCAGCGGGGCCGTCGCAAGGTGCGCGAGGGCCTGGTGGTCAGCGACAAGATGGAAAAGACCGTGGTCGTCGAGGTCGAGGACCGCGTCAAGCACGCCCTGTACGGCAAGGTCATGCGCCGTACGAGCAAGCTGAAGGCGCACGACGAGCAGAACTCGGCCGGCATCGGCGACCGGGTACTGATCATGGAAACCCGCCCGCTGTCCGCCACGAAGCGGTGGCGGATCGTGGAGATCCTCGAAAAGGCCAAGTAA
- the rpsJ gene encoding 30S ribosomal protein S10: MAGQKIRIRLKAYDHEVVDSSARKIVETVTRTGAQVAGPVPLPTEINRFCVIRSPHKYKDSREHFEMRTHKRLIDIIDPTPKTVDSLMRLDLPAGVDIEIKL; this comes from the coding sequence ATGGCGGGACAGAAGATCCGCATCCGGCTCAAGGCCTATGACCACGAGGTCGTCGACTCCTCGGCGCGGAAGATCGTCGAGACGGTGACGCGTACCGGGGCGCAGGTCGCGGGCCCGGTGCCGCTGCCCACGGAGATCAACCGTTTCTGCGTGATCCGTTCGCCGCACAAGTACAAGGACTCGCGCGAGCACTTCGAGATGCGCACGCACAAGCGTCTGATCGACATCATCGACCCGACCCCCAAGACGGTCGACTCGCTCATGCGCCTCGACCTGCCGGCTGGCGTCGACATCGAGATCAAGCTGTAG
- the rplV gene encoding 50S ribosomal protein L22, which yields MPVKGDAPVLPGARAVARHVRISPTKARRVVNLVRGLPAKEALTVLQFAPQAASEQVYKVLASAIANAENNERLDPDALLVSEAFVDEGPTMKRFRPRAQGRAYRIRKRTCHITIAVEAVVAAAPARKAGKKAAPAKQSAATQDEPAAAAQGEAAQTQSNTEGAE from the coding sequence ATGCCAGTTAAGGGCGACGCTCCGGTGCTTCCGGGCGCGCGGGCGGTTGCGCGGCACGTGCGCATCTCGCCGACCAAGGCGCGCCGGGTGGTCAACCTCGTCCGCGGTCTGCCCGCGAAGGAGGCGCTCACGGTGCTCCAGTTCGCGCCGCAGGCCGCCAGTGAGCAGGTGTACAAGGTGCTCGCCAGCGCGATCGCCAACGCGGAGAACAACGAGCGGCTGGACCCCGACGCGCTGCTCGTCAGCGAGGCGTTCGTGGACGAGGGCCCGACCATGAAGCGGTTCCGGCCGCGTGCGCAGGGCCGGGCGTACCGGATCCGCAAGCGCACCTGTCACATCACGATCGCGGTCGAGGCGGTCGTGGCCGCTGCGCCGGCGCGCAAGGCCGGCAAGAAGGCCGCGCCCGCCAAGCAGAGCGCGGCGACGCAGGACGAGCCGGCCGCCGCGGCGCAGGGCGAGGCCGCGCAGACGCAGAGCAACACGGAAGGTGCCGAGTAA
- the tuf gene encoding elongation factor Tu, translating into MAKAKFERTKPHVNIGTIGHIDHGKTTLTAAITKVLHDKYPDINPYTPFDEIDKAPEEKARGITISIAHVEYQTEARHYAHVDCPGHADYIKNMITGAAQMDGAILVVAATDGPMPQTREHVLLARQVGVPYIVVALNKSDMVDDEELLELVELEVRELLSSQEYPGDDLPVVRVSALKALEGDPEWTERLMELMNAVDTAIPQPERETDRPFLMPIEDVFTITGRGTVVTGRAERGILKPNEEVELVGIREKSMKTTCTGIEMFRKLLDEARAGENVGLLLRGVKREDVERGMVVVKPGTTTPHTEFEATVYILSKEEGGRHTPFFQNYRPQFYFRTTDVTGVVTLPEGTEMVMPGDNTSMTVKLIQPIAMEDNLKFAIREGGRTVGAGRVTKILK; encoded by the coding sequence GTGGCGAAGGCGAAGTTCGAGCGGACTAAGCCGCACGTCAACATCGGCACCATTGGTCACATCGACCACGGTAAGACGACGCTGACGGCGGCCATTACGAAGGTCCTGCACGACAAGTACCCGGACATCAACCCGTACACGCCGTTCGACGAGATCGACAAGGCGCCGGAGGAGAAGGCCCGGGGCATCACGATCTCCATCGCGCACGTCGAGTACCAGACCGAGGCGCGGCACTACGCGCACGTCGACTGCCCCGGTCACGCCGACTACATCAAGAACATGATCACCGGTGCCGCCCAGATGGACGGCGCGATCCTGGTGGTGGCGGCGACCGACGGCCCGATGCCGCAGACCCGTGAGCACGTGCTGCTGGCCCGTCAGGTCGGTGTGCCGTACATCGTCGTGGCGCTCAACAAGAGCGACATGGTGGACGACGAGGAGCTGCTTGAGCTCGTCGAGCTCGAGGTTCGCGAGCTGCTCTCGTCGCAGGAGTACCCGGGCGACGACCTGCCGGTCGTGCGCGTCTCGGCGCTCAAGGCGCTGGAGGGCGACCCGGAGTGGACCGAGCGGCTGATGGAGCTGATGAACGCGGTGGACACCGCGATTCCGCAGCCCGAGCGGGAGACCGACCGGCCGTTCCTCATGCCGATCGAGGACGTCTTCACGATCACCGGTCGCGGTACGGTCGTCACCGGCCGCGCCGAGCGGGGCATCCTCAAGCCGAACGAGGAGGTGGAGCTCGTCGGCATCCGCGAGAAGTCGATGAAGACCACCTGCACCGGCATCGAGATGTTCCGCAAGCTGCTGGACGAGGCGCGGGCCGGTGAGAACGTCGGTCTGCTGCTGCGTGGTGTGAAGCGCGAGGACGTCGAGCGCGGCATGGTGGTCGTCAAGCCGGGCACCACCACCCCGCACACGGAGTTCGAGGCGACGGTCTACATCCTCTCCAAGGAGGAGGGTGGCCGCCACACCCCGTTCTTCCAGAACTACCGTCCGCAGTTCTACTTCCGGACCACGGACGTCACCGGCGTCGTCACGCTGCCCGAGGGCACCGAGATGGTCATGCCGGGCGACAACACCTCGATGACCGTCAAGCTGATCCAGCCGATCGCGATGGAGGACAACCTCAAGTTCGCGATCCGCGAGGGCGGCCGGACGGTTGGCGCGGGTCGCGTCACCAAGATTCTCAAGTGA
- the rplX gene encoding 50S ribosomal protein L24, which translates to MKIRKGDTVVVIAGKDKGAKGKVIAAYPRQEKVLVEGVNRVKKHTRITTTQRGAKTGGIVTQEAPIHVSNVMVLDSDGKPTRVGYRFDDNGQKVRIARSTGKDL; encoded by the coding sequence ATGAAGATTCGGAAGGGTGACACGGTCGTCGTCATCGCCGGCAAGGACAAGGGAGCCAAGGGCAAGGTCATCGCGGCCTACCCGCGGCAGGAGAAGGTCCTGGTCGAGGGCGTGAACCGGGTCAAGAAGCACACCCGTATCACCACCACCCAGCGTGGTGCGAAGACCGGTGGCATCGTCACTCAGGAGGCCCCGATCCACGTGTCGAACGTGATGGTCCTGGACTCCGACGGCAAGCCGACCCGGGTCGGCTACCGGTTCGACGACAACGGCCAGAAGGTCCGCATCGCACGTAGCACCGGTAAGGACCTGTGA
- the rplD gene encoding 50S ribosomal protein L4, whose translation MTTVDVLNVEGAKSGSVELPADVFDVQANVPLMHQVVVAQLAAARQGTHKTKTRGEVSGGGVKPYKQKGTGRARQGSIRAPQFAGGGVVHGPVPRDYRQRTPKKMKAAALRGALSDRARAGQVYVVEAFVAGEKPSTKAALGVLRKVTEARRVLVVLSSADELNWLSLRNEPSVHLIEAGQLNTYDVLVADDVVFTRDALDEFLGVPAESGQEGDK comes from the coding sequence GTGACCACCGTTGACGTACTGAACGTCGAGGGCGCCAAGAGCGGCTCGGTCGAGCTGCCCGCGGACGTCTTCGATGTGCAGGCCAACGTGCCGCTGATGCACCAGGTCGTGGTGGCCCAGCTCGCGGCCGCCCGGCAGGGCACGCACAAGACGAAGACCCGCGGCGAGGTGTCCGGCGGCGGCGTGAAGCCGTACAAGCAGAAGGGCACCGGTCGGGCCCGGCAGGGTTCGATCCGCGCGCCGCAGTTCGCCGGCGGCGGTGTCGTGCACGGCCCGGTGCCGCGCGACTACCGGCAGCGGACCCCGAAGAAGATGAAGGCGGCCGCCCTGCGGGGCGCGCTCTCCGACCGGGCGCGGGCCGGCCAGGTGTACGTGGTCGAGGCGTTCGTGGCCGGCGAGAAGCCGTCGACGAAGGCGGCCCTCGGCGTGCTGCGCAAGGTCACCGAGGCCCGCCGGGTGCTGGTGGTGCTGAGCTCCGCCGACGAGCTGAACTGGCTGTCGCTGCGCAACGAGCCGTCGGTGCACCTGATCGAGGCCGGCCAGCTGAACACCTACGACGTGCTGGTCGCCGACGACGTGGTCTTCACCAGGGACGCGTTGGACGAGTTCCTCGGCGTCCCGGCCGAGTCCGGGCAGGAGGGTGACAAGTGA
- the rpsG gene encoding 30S ribosomal protein S7, translating to MPRKGPAPRRPLIADPVYNSPLVTQLVNKILLRGKRQLAEKIVYAALEGCREKSGTDPVVTLKRAMDNVKPTLEVRSRRVGGATYQVPVEVRPARATTLGLRWLVSYSRARREKTMVERLMNELLDASNGLGAAVKRREDTHKMAESNKAFAHYRW from the coding sequence ATGCCGCGTAAGGGCCCCGCACCGCGTCGACCGCTGATCGCCGACCCGGTGTACAACTCGCCGCTGGTCACCCAGCTGGTGAACAAGATCCTCCTGCGTGGCAAGCGTCAGCTCGCCGAGAAGATCGTCTACGCCGCCCTCGAGGGCTGCCGGGAGAAGTCCGGCACCGACCCCGTGGTGACGCTCAAGCGGGCGATGGACAACGTGAAGCCGACCCTCGAGGTCCGCAGCCGCCGGGTCGGTGGCGCCACGTACCAGGTCCCGGTCGAGGTCCGGCCGGCTCGCGCGACCACCCTCGGCCTGCGCTGGCTGGTCTCCTACTCGCGCGCCCGCCGGGAGAAGACCATGGTCGAGCGCCTGATGAACGAGCTGCTCGACGCGAGCAACGGTCTTGGTGCCGCCGTGAAGCGGCGCGAGGACACGCACAAGATGGCGGAGTCGAACAAGGCCTTCGCGCACTACCGCTGGTGA
- the rpsC gene encoding 30S ribosomal protein S3, with product MGQKVHPHGFRLGISTDWKSRWFADKLYKDYIGEDVKIRRMMSKGLERAGISKVDIERTRDRVRVDIHTARPGIVIGRKGAEADRIRGELEKLTGKQVQLNILEVKSPESDAQLVAQGVAEQLSSRVSFRRAMRKAMQSAMKNPVCKGIRVQVSGRLGGAEMSRTEFYREGRVPLHMLRANIEYGFFEARTTFGRIGVKVWIYKGDAVPGREAPAETAPSRPRRERGDRPDRPRRGRSGSSGTTAGGTEAGRAAAAARGGDTPAASESAGTEATAPAPAEQQQEG from the coding sequence ATGGGTCAGAAGGTCCACCCGCACGGGTTCCGGCTCGGCATCTCGACCGACTGGAAGTCCCGGTGGTTCGCGGACAAGCTCTACAAGGACTACATCGGCGAGGACGTCAAGATCCGCCGGATGATGTCCAAGGGCCTGGAGCGGGCCGGTATCTCGAAGGTCGACATCGAGCGCACCCGGGACCGGGTCCGGGTCGACATCCACACCGCCCGGCCGGGCATCGTCATCGGCCGTAAGGGTGCGGAGGCCGACCGGATCCGCGGTGAGCTGGAGAAGCTGACCGGCAAGCAGGTCCAGCTCAACATCCTTGAGGTGAAGAGCCCGGAGTCGGACGCGCAGCTGGTCGCGCAGGGCGTGGCCGAGCAGCTGTCCAGCCGGGTGAGCTTCCGGCGGGCGATGCGCAAGGCCATGCAGTCGGCCATGAAGAACCCGGTCTGCAAGGGCATCCGGGTGCAGGTCTCCGGTCGTCTCGGCGGCGCGGAGATGAGCCGTACCGAGTTCTACCGCGAGGGTCGGGTTCCGCTGCACATGCTGCGGGCCAACATCGAGTACGGCTTCTTCGAGGCCCGGACCACGTTCGGCCGGATCGGCGTGAAGGTCTGGATCTACAAGGGCGACGCCGTACCCGGTCGGGAGGCACCGGCCGAGACCGCGCCGTCGCGGCCCCGCCGCGAGCGCGGCGACCGGCCCGATCGTCCGCGTCGGGGTCGGTCTGGTTCGTCCGGCACGACCGCCGGTGGCACCGAGGCCGGACGCGCCGCCGCGGCGGCGCGGGGTGGCGACACCCCCGCCGCGAGTGAGTCGGCCGGCACCGAGGCCACCGCCCCGGCTCCGGCAGAACAGCAGCAGGAGGGCTGA
- the rplB gene encoding 50S ribosomal protein L2 translates to MPIRKYKPTTPGRRGSSVSDFAEITRSTPEKSLLAPLPKKGGRNVHGRVTARHQGGGHKRQYRIIDFKRVDKDGVPAKVAHIEYDPNRTARIALLHYADGEKRYILAPRDLKQGDAVESGPSADIKPGNNLPLRNIPVGTTVHGVELRPGGGAKLARSAGVGIQLLGREGAFATLRMPSGEIRRVDVRCRATVGEIGNADQSNINWGKAGRMRWKGKRPSVRGVAMNPVDHPHGGGEGKTSGGRHPVNPQGKPEGRTRRKGLPSDRMIVRRRYATRKRG, encoded by the coding sequence ATGCCTATCCGTAAGTACAAGCCGACGACGCCGGGCCGGCGCGGTTCCAGCGTCTCCGACTTCGCCGAGATCACCCGATCGACGCCGGAGAAGTCGCTGCTTGCGCCGCTGCCGAAGAAGGGTGGCCGGAACGTCCACGGCCGGGTCACGGCCCGGCACCAGGGCGGCGGCCACAAGCGGCAGTACCGCATCATCGACTTCAAGCGGGTCGACAAGGACGGCGTGCCGGCCAAGGTCGCGCACATCGAGTACGACCCCAACCGGACCGCCCGGATCGCGCTGCTGCACTACGCGGACGGCGAGAAGCGCTACATCCTCGCCCCCCGCGACCTGAAGCAGGGCGACGCGGTGGAGTCGGGGCCGAGCGCGGACATCAAGCCGGGCAACAACCTGCCGCTGCGGAACATCCCGGTCGGTACGACCGTGCACGGCGTGGAGCTGCGCCCGGGCGGCGGGGCCAAGCTGGCCCGCTCGGCCGGCGTCGGCATCCAGCTGCTGGGCCGGGAGGGTGCGTTCGCCACCCTCCGGATGCCCTCGGGTGAGATCCGCCGGGTCGACGTGCGCTGCCGCGCCACCGTCGGCGAGATCGGCAACGCCGATCAGTCAAACATCAACTGGGGCAAGGCCGGCCGGATGCGGTGGAAGGGCAAGCGCCCCAGCGTCCGCGGTGTCGCCATGAACCCGGTCGACCACCCGCATGGTGGTGGTGAGGGCAAGACCTCCGGTGGTCGCCACCCGGTGAACCCCCAGGGCAAGCCCGAGGGTCGTACCCGGCGCAAGGGTCTGCCGAGCGACCGGATGATCGTCCGCCGCCGCTACGCCACGCGGAAGCGCGGCTGA
- the fusA gene encoding elongation factor G → MAAAEALAKVRNIGIMAHIDAGKTTTTERILFYTGITYKIGEVHEGAAVMDWMEQEQERGITITSAATKCEWKGHTIQIIDTPGHVDFTVEVERSLRVLDGAVAVYDGVAGVEPQTENVWRQADKYNVPRMCFVNKLDRTGADFFRCVQMMIDRLNATPLVLQIPIGLEADHIGVVDLVGMRALTWRGETVKGEDYTIEEIPADLADSAAEWREKLIETLADVDDSIMEKYLEGEDLSVDEIKHAIRRATIAGKANPVVCGSAFKNKGVQPMLDAVVDYLPSPLDVPAIEGTATDGETPMQRKPSTSEPFSGLAFKIQTDKHLGKLTYVRVYSGVVESGSQVVNSTKDRKERIGKIYQMHANKREERSSAAAGEIIAVQGLKQTTTGDTLCDPANPVILESMTFPEPVIEVAIEPKTKADQEKLSTAIQRLAEEDPTFRVKLDDQTGQTVISGMGELHLDILVDRMRREFNVEANIGKPQVAYRETIRRKVEKVEYTHKKQTGGSGQYARVIVNLEPLPMGSDAPTYEFANEVTGGRVPREFIPSVDAGAQDAMQYGILAGFPLVGLKLTLTDGQYHEVDSSEMAFKIAGSMVLKEAARKADPALLEPMMAVEVTTPEENMGDVIGDLNSRRGIIQAMEERSGARVVRALVPLSEMFGYVGDLRSKTQGRASYSMQFDSYAEVPANVAKEIIAKATGE, encoded by the coding sequence GTGGCCGCCGCAGAAGCGCTCGCCAAGGTACGCAACATCGGCATCATGGCGCACATCGATGCCGGTAAGACCACCACCACTGAGCGGATCCTGTTCTACACCGGCATCACGTACAAGATCGGTGAGGTCCACGAGGGCGCTGCCGTCATGGACTGGATGGAGCAGGAGCAGGAGCGGGGGATCACCATCACCTCCGCCGCGACCAAGTGTGAGTGGAAGGGCCACACGATCCAGATCATCGACACGCCCGGCCACGTCGACTTCACGGTCGAGGTCGAGCGGTCGCTGCGGGTGCTCGACGGCGCGGTCGCGGTCTACGACGGTGTGGCCGGCGTCGAGCCGCAGACCGAGAACGTCTGGCGCCAGGCGGACAAGTACAACGTCCCCCGGATGTGCTTCGTCAACAAGCTCGACCGGACGGGCGCGGACTTCTTCCGCTGCGTGCAGATGATGATCGACCGGCTGAACGCCACTCCGCTGGTGCTGCAGATCCCGATCGGCCTTGAGGCCGACCACATCGGCGTCGTCGACCTGGTCGGCATGCGGGCCCTCACCTGGCGCGGCGAGACCGTCAAGGGCGAGGACTACACGATCGAGGAGATCCCGGCCGACCTCGCCGACAGCGCCGCCGAGTGGCGCGAGAAGCTGATCGAGACCCTCGCCGACGTGGACGACTCCATCATGGAGAAGTACCTCGAGGGCGAGGATCTGTCGGTCGACGAGATCAAGCACGCCATTCGCCGGGCCACCATCGCCGGCAAGGCCAACCCGGTCGTCTGCGGTTCGGCGTTCAAGAACAAGGGCGTGCAGCCCATGCTCGACGCCGTGGTCGACTACCTGCCGTCGCCGCTGGACGTTCCGGCGATCGAGGGCACGGCGACCGACGGCGAGACGCCGATGCAGCGCAAGCCGTCCACCTCGGAGCCGTTCTCCGGCCTGGCCTTCAAGATCCAGACCGACAAGCACCTCGGCAAGCTCACCTACGTCCGGGTCTACTCCGGCGTGGTCGAGTCCGGGTCCCAGGTGGTCAACTCCACCAAGGACCGCAAGGAGCGGATCGGCAAGATCTACCAGATGCACGCGAACAAGCGTGAGGAGCGGTCGAGCGCCGCGGCCGGCGAGATCATCGCCGTCCAGGGCCTCAAGCAGACCACCACCGGCGACACGCTCTGCGACCCGGCGAACCCGGTGATCCTGGAGTCGATGACGTTCCCGGAGCCGGTCATCGAGGTGGCCATCGAGCCGAAGACCAAGGCCGACCAGGAGAAGCTCAGCACCGCCATCCAGCGGCTCGCCGAGGAGGACCCGACCTTCCGGGTCAAGCTCGACGACCAGACCGGTCAGACGGTCATCTCCGGCATGGGCGAGCTGCACCTGGACATCCTGGTGGACCGGATGCGCCGCGAGTTCAACGTCGAGGCCAACATCGGCAAGCCGCAGGTCGCGTACCGCGAGACCATCCGCCGCAAGGTGGAGAAGGTCGAGTACACGCACAAGAAGCAGACCGGTGGTTCGGGTCAGTACGCGCGGGTCATCGTCAACCTGGAGCCGCTGCCGATGGGCAGCGACGCCCCGACGTACGAGTTCGCCAACGAGGTCACCGGCGGACGCGTGCCGAGGGAGTTCATCCCGTCGGTGGACGCCGGCGCCCAGGACGCCATGCAGTACGGCATCCTGGCCGGCTTCCCGCTGGTCGGCCTCAAGCTGACGCTGACGGACGGCCAGTACCACGAGGTCGACTCCTCGGAAATGGCGTTCAAGATCGCCGGTTCGATGGTGCTCAAGGAGGCGGCCCGCAAGGCCGACCCGGCGCTGCTCGAGCCGATGATGGCGGTCGAGGTCACCACGCCCGAGGAGAACATGGGCGACGTGATCGGCGACCTGAACTCCCGTCGCGGCATCATCCAGGCGATGGAGGAGCGCAGCGGCGCCCGCGTCGTCCGGGCCCTGGTGCCGCTGTCGGAGATGTTCGGCTACGTCGGCGATCTGCGGTCCAAGACCCAGGGCCGGGCGAGCTACAGCATGCAGTTCGACTCCTACGCCGAGGTTCCGGCCAACGTGGCGAAGGAGATCATCGCGAAGGCGACCGGCGAGTGA
- the rplN gene encoding 50S ribosomal protein L14, protein MIQQESRLRVADNTGAREILCIRVLGGSGRRYASIGDVIVATVKDAIPGAGVKKGDVVKAVVVRTAKEKRRPDGSYIRFDENAAVIIKDGGDPRGTRIFGPVGRELRDKRFMKIISLAPEVL, encoded by the coding sequence GTGATTCAGCAGGAGTCGCGACTGCGCGTCGCCGACAACACGGGTGCCCGGGAGATCCTGTGCATCCGGGTGCTCGGCGGCTCCGGTCGGCGCTACGCGAGCATCGGCGATGTCATCGTGGCCACGGTCAAGGACGCCATCCCGGGCGCGGGCGTTAAGAAGGGTGACGTCGTGAAGGCGGTCGTCGTCCGGACCGCGAAGGAGAAGCGCCGCCCGGACGGCTCGTACATCCGCTTCGACGAGAACGCCGCCGTCATCATCAAGGACGGCGGGGACCCGCGCGGTACCCGCATCTTCGGCCCGGTCGGCCGTGAGCTGCGGGACAAGCGGTTCATGAAGATCATTTCCCTCGCGCCGGAGGTGTTGTGA
- the rpsS gene encoding 30S ribosomal protein S19, protein MPRSLKKGPFIDDHLLKKVETQNDKGSKNVIKTWSRRSTIIPEMLGHTIAVHDGRKHVPVFITEAMVGHKLGEFALTRTFKGHEKDDRKSRRR, encoded by the coding sequence ATGCCTCGCAGCCTGAAGAAGGGCCCGTTCATCGACGACCACCTGCTCAAGAAGGTGGAGACGCAGAACGACAAGGGCTCGAAGAACGTCATCAAGACCTGGTCGCGGCGCTCGACGATCATCCCGGAGATGCTCGGGCACACGATCGCCGTGCATGACGGCCGCAAGCATGTCCCGGTGTTCATCACCGAGGCGATGGTCGGGCACAAGCTCGGCGAGTTCGCGTTGACCCGGACCTTCAAGGGTCACGAAAAGGACGACCGGAAGAGCCGCCGGCGCTGA
- the rplC gene encoding 50S ribosomal protein L3 — translation MDRQVKGILGAKLGMTQVWDNNRVVPVTVVQAGPCVVTQVRTADKDGYAAVQLAYGAIDPRKVNKPESGHFAKSGAAPRRHLVELRTTDATDYELGQEVTVEAFEPGSVIDVTGRTKGKGYAGVMKRHGFHGLRASHGVERKHRSPGSIGGCATPGRVFKGMRMAGRMGRVRYTVQNLRIQAVDPENNLLLVRGAIPGPKGALVLVRSAAKDQVKKGAGK, via the coding sequence ATGGACAGGCAAGTTAAGGGCATCCTGGGCGCCAAGCTCGGCATGACCCAGGTCTGGGACAACAACCGCGTTGTCCCGGTGACCGTGGTGCAGGCCGGCCCGTGCGTCGTGACCCAGGTCCGTACCGCCGACAAGGACGGCTACGCCGCGGTCCAGTTGGCGTACGGCGCGATCGACCCGCGGAAGGTGAACAAGCCCGAGAGCGGGCACTTCGCCAAGTCCGGTGCTGCTCCGCGCCGGCACCTCGTCGAGCTGCGCACCACCGACGCGACCGACTACGAGCTCGGCCAGGAGGTCACCGTCGAGGCTTTCGAGCCGGGCAGCGTGATCGACGTGACCGGCCGGACCAAGGGCAAGGGCTACGCCGGTGTGATGAAGCGGCACGGCTTCCACGGTCTGCGCGCGAGCCACGGTGTCGAGCGCAAGCACCGCTCGCCGGGCTCCATCGGCGGCTGCGCCACCCCGGGCCGGGTCTTCAAGGGCATGCGGATGGCCGGCCGGATGGGCCGGGTCCGCTACACCGTGCAGAACCTGCGGATCCAGGCCGTCGACCCGGAGAACAACCTGCTGCTGGTGCGCGGCGCCATCCCGGGCCCCAAGGGCGCCCTGGTGCTGGTCCGCTCGGCGGCCAAGGACCAGGTCAAGAAGGGGGCCGGCAAGTGA
- the rplW gene encoding 50S ribosomal protein L23: protein MTTIADPRDIIVAPVISEKSYSELNRNWYTFLVHPDANKTQIKIAIQQIFDVRVLTVNTLNREGKRKRTRTGFGKRKNTKRAMVKLADGDRIEAFGGPVS from the coding sequence GTGACGACCATCGCGGACCCGCGCGACATCATCGTGGCGCCGGTCATCTCGGAGAAGAGCTACAGCGAGCTGAACCGCAACTGGTACACCTTCCTGGTGCACCCGGACGCCAACAAGACCCAGATCAAGATCGCCATCCAGCAGATCTTCGACGTCCGCGTCCTGACGGTGAACACCCTCAACCGCGAGGGCAAGCGCAAGCGGACCCGTACCGGGTTCGGCAAGCGCAAGAACACCAAGCGGGCGATGGTGAAGCTGGCTGACGGTGACCGTATCGAGGCCTTCGGCGGCCCGGTCAGCTGA
- the rpsL gene encoding 30S ribosomal protein S12, with translation MPTIQQLVRKGRQAKTTKTKTPALKGSPQRRGVCTRVYTTTPKKPNSALRKVARVKLSSQIEVTAYIPGVGHNLQEHSIVLVRGGRVKDLPGVRYKIIRGSLDTQGVRNRKQARSRYGAKKEKS, from the coding sequence GTGCCAACGATCCAGCAGCTGGTCCGCAAGGGCCGCCAGGCAAAGACCACGAAGACCAAGACGCCGGCGCTGAAGGGCAGCCCGCAGCGGCGCGGCGTGTGCACGCGCGTTTACACCACCACCCCGAAGAAGCCCAACTCGGCGCTGCGCAAGGTCGCTCGTGTCAAGCTGAGCAGCCAGATCGAGGTGACGGCGTACATCCCTGGTGTCGGGCACAACCTGCAGGAGCACTCGATCGTGCTCGTCCGCGGCGGCCGGGTGAAGGACCTCCCCGGTGTGCGGTACAAGATCATTCGCGGTTCGCTGGACACCCAGGGTGTTCGCAACCGCAAGCAGGCCCGCAGCCGCTACGGCGCCAAGAAGGAGAAGAGCTGA
- the rpmC gene encoding 50S ribosomal protein L29 — protein MAAGVKAGELRELSEEELVARLREAKAELFNLRVQAATGQLDNNRRLQVIRRDIARIYTIMRERELGLSAAPTEGMS, from the coding sequence ATGGCAGCGGGCGTTAAGGCCGGCGAGCTGCGCGAACTCTCCGAGGAGGAGCTGGTCGCCCGGCTGCGTGAGGCCAAGGCGGAGCTGTTCAATCTCCGCGTGCAGGCCGCGACCGGGCAGCTGGACAACAACCGCAGGTTGCAGGTCATCCGGCGGGACATCGCCCGGATCTACACGATCATGCGTGAGCGTGAGCTTGGGCTTTCGGCCGCTCCCACCGAGGGGATGTCATGA
- the rplP gene encoding 50S ribosomal protein L16, producing MLMPRKPPKGFRKPHHPDRSGASKGGNRVVFGEFGIQALEPAYVTNRQIESARIAMTRHIKRGGKVWISVFPDQALTKKPAETRMGSGKGSPEWWVANVKPGRILFEMSFPNEQIAREAMRRAIHKLPMKCRIVTREVGEA from the coding sequence ATGCTGATGCCGCGCAAGCCCCCGAAGGGCTTCCGCAAGCCGCACCACCCCGACCGCAGTGGCGCGTCGAAGGGCGGCAACCGGGTGGTCTTCGGCGAGTTCGGGATCCAGGCGCTTGAGCCCGCGTACGTGACGAACCGGCAGATCGAGTCGGCCCGTATCGCCATGACCCGCCACATCAAGCGTGGTGGCAAGGTGTGGATCTCCGTCTTCCCGGACCAGGCCCTGACCAAGAAGCCGGCCGAGACCCGGATGGGCTCCGGTAAGGGCTCGCCCGAGTGGTGGGTGGCCAACGTGAAGCCGGGCCGGATTCTGTTCGAGATGTCCTTCCCGAACGAGCAGATCGCGCGAGAGGCGATGCGCCGCGCGATCCACAAGCTCCCGATGAAGTGCCGCATTGTGACGCGCGAAGTGGGTGAAGCCTGA